In the Primulina eburnea isolate SZY01 chromosome 15, ASM2296580v1, whole genome shotgun sequence genome, ATTGTTAAtcgatttttttatttgagatacaataaatactttaatattacaaattttattttattttactttatgctattttttttaaaaaaaaatgaattccTTGATGAATTTATCAGTTGCTTTGGTGGAGACTATATATAATCAACATTTTACAAGTATATAATTTgactaaaatcataaataaaattACTCGAGAAGAAATTTATTGCGTACAAGCCAATATCCACTTATGttacaataaatttattttcttattttacaTACTGCATGGAAACAAACAACCGAACAtattacacacacacatatatacatatatatatatatgtgtgtgtgtgtatatatatatatatattcgattATAATAAGCCACCCAACTTACGTGCTAAGGAATTTCTAATCACGTTTAATTCTCATACTGATCGGGCCAAAGGAATGCCCCCATAGCAAAACTCTTCTTCTGATTCACATCTCCGGAGGCGGGCAGGCCGTACTCGCCGAGAAGGCGGTCGAGCTGCCACTCAGGCATTGACTCGTAGTCGGATTTCGAGTACCTTGGATAGTGAAGAGGCATCTGAAACTCAGGTGCCGCACATTGTTGTGGGTTCAGGCCGCTGGACGTTGTTTCTTGTTGGTTGTGGTGGTGGTCGTGATGGTGGTGGCCATTGGGCGTGGTTCCGCAGTCAGAGGCGGCGCGGGGAGAAGGGACAGGGCTTGAAGTTCCTGTATTCATTGTTTGGTGGTATTATTTTTTGTATGATATGATTCTTGAGTGGATTTTATGGTTAAGTGGTTGTGCCTTTTTATAGAGGGAAAACTTGAATGATATTTGCATAGGTGGTGGTTGAGAAGAGTATTTACATTTAATATATGATGAATATTCTACATATTTCTATATTCTTCTtctagcatatatatatatatatatatatatatatatatatatatatatatatatatatataaagttaatattcctgCTATGAGTGTTAATTCAGGTGGGTCGGGTTGAAACAAGGGTATTTTATAGAAAATCTCAACCCGAATTCGAAACAACGGGAGAATTCTAAACCCGAATCCGAACAAACCTGACCAActcgattttatttttatctttattatttcattattgaacataagaataaaataaaattatcaaaattcAAAACACATAAATGTATAatcataataaaatattttaatttaaacacatgataataaaaaaattatcgaaatattatatatatgtttcatgtatttaaatatttaaatttaatagtCTAAATGATTAATTactccaaaaataataatattcaaatatttcattaaataaatattgcaagtttaaaattttaaaatttattatattaatatacaATAAAAGATCTTCCAACATAAAAAAGTAACTTCATTATTTCAAGTTCCACTTCTCGatctttttatattttttttgcaCAGGTCAAATCTTGAAACAACATATGAAATAAAATTGACaactttttataaaatttagttTGCAAATTTAAACGAACTTACTTTCAATGTATGTATCATTAACAAcattataattattaataatctATGATAGCATTATTTGATCTAATGTCATAATTTATGGGCATTTTTTTTGGGTCATATTTTTATCTAACTTGATCTGACCTAAATACGAAAACTCTCAACCCTATCCTAAAATTTTTCAGGTCGACTCGGGTCAAGTTGGCATATTGGGTTCGTTTTTGACACCCCTAGCtaacattttaatttttgtattcaaattttgaattggTTTAGAAGTGGTCCATTATTTAGTAATGTTtctttcaaatttgaattatatatatacataaataataatatgtttttAGAGTTCAGTTAACCGAACTGAACCGTAAACCGAGTTTTTTCATTCTTAattttgtaaaataatttttttttttttaaaattatttgttttttatttttgctaataaataaataaattaaaataaatagaaatTCGGTTAAACAGGAAAACAAATTTGGTTTATAACCGAACCGTGAAATCCGTTTTTGATTTCCTTTCTTTCTGAATCGAAAACAATTTGGTTTATAATCTAAAACAATTTGGTCTTTATAATCGAAAACAATTTggtttaaaataatttgtttttatttttttaattcataCATCAAAATTGAAGGACAGTCactcattatttcttataattatattttgattttttatctaaatacaaataaaatgaattataaaaatattatacacgTTGATCAGAATACTAATATTGATTAATCAAATAACATCCAGAATATAATTTGAATACAAAGTCACTTGCGTATGTATCTATAGGTTCAATAATATctgtaatattttatattttattattgaataaactattaaaaatattaaattatattatattacaactttattgagtTTTAAATGCACTTATGCATCATCCTttcagtattttttttttaatattaaatccgTTGTGTTTTATCCATATCCGATGCTTAATCAAACTGAGGCACTCGAATCCTCAGATTGGTCGTACGTAGGAGGACAAGTGTGTGAAACTAGTGAGCCAAGGATGTTACGCGTACAATTGAATAGGACGCTTTGCGTCTATATACATATATCGGGCAGCTCGCACATTGCATCGATACGTACAAATACACataattttgtgtgttttttagACTCATATTCTAGattagattttaattaatttattatagaAACAGTTATTTATCAAACACCACCTGCTTCTGATTTTTCATGTTTTCacttttgttttaaaataatattcaatTTTTGTTATTCTCTGATCCGATTTTTTAatctataaatttaatcacttttTTAAATACTGTTTGTAATTGCGAGGAAATTCAATTGTGCTCGCAACTTCTATTGGTTACAAAATGTCTCGTATGTATAGATTTTGAATTGTTATTACAATCACATTCATTGGGTATACGAACCTCATTCAAATGTGACAACTTTTCTTTGTGACTTATAAATACATTGGATATCGACcaatatatatcagaattctaCACGTCTCTCATGCATGCAACATtctcggttttttttttttttttaatgagttAATAAAGTAGCGTAGAAACAAAGACATTTAATGCTTTTTACTAGTTTTGGTATGTAACAAGACTGATTATTTTAAAGCTTTCTGCTGGACCTTTTTTAGTTATTAAAGCTGATTTTACTCAGGAGCCTCAGAGCTGTTTTTGATTATAGACGTTGGACTCAAAGTTTCTATATATATAGAGGTCAATTAGAAAacaacattattattattatcaatgCAACGATTATTCCAACGCTAGTTTGAGTTATCATCAATTACTACTTATCTTCAAACTCAACATACAGAAAAGCAACACACGCTTTATTctaaatatctgatcttttgagatCATTTTGTGCTGCTGCTGTTGTTTCGAAATCTCTTCAAGCTAAACACTTTACTACATATTATTGAGAAGAGTTTGTCATCTGAAAAAGAGTCTGTTCCAGAACTTTGTTGTAATCTTTTACATcgtgttgagaaactaagaaTTTCAGTAGGCGAAGGATAAGCCttactgaagtgggtgtgtataAGTATTGTACTGTAataaccaaagtcttttagtaataCCTTCTGCAAACAGAAGAaggatcaaagtcttttagtgatatattatggaaacagaagaagaggAGACGtaaaagattttatcttcgaacttcccgAAACAACCactattttattgtttataagaCGCTTTTCTGGCACAAACCTAGTAGTTATTTGTCCTGCCGATCTTGGGTGAACTGATGACACCAATGCTCCAAGACCGAGAGTTTTCACAGCCAAAGCTATTGGAGTTGTTCCCTCCCATGAATCACTGCGAAATAAGTGGAACGCATTAGCTGTCTGTTTTCACTCCATACCATCAGATCGTTTCCGCACTTATTATTATGATCTGCTGGTTATACAAGATTCTAGCACCCTTTACAAAAACGTACAACAAAAGAACGAGTTTATTCATCCTCCTCTAAACTCtatatcgatccccaacaattgAGCTGCTCAAAATCGGAAAAAGTATATGTTTACTTGTTCTTCAACACTTCAATCAATATGTCACTCTTAAAATGCGTGCcgtaaattttcgaaaaatgataaaaataaacGAATGACTCCATACCAACAAAAATGAAGATACGTTCATCAATTATATAACTCATCACACTGCAGCGCAAATTTTgatcattattttttaataatttagataGTCATGTCGGCGTCACTTTGTATATCACGCCTTCCCTAAGGACGTGATACGATATATTACGAATTTTCCCACTACTACCTTAGTTAATTAACTATTATTTATACATGGCTTAAACAGTAAAAAAGCCCCAACATTCTCTCACAAGTTAAAGATGATAAAAGTGTTTGAAAAcggagtaggtcttttgtgagacgatctcacgaatttttatatgtgagacaggtcaaacataccgatattcacaataaaaagtaatattcttagcataaaaagtaatattttttcatgaatgacctaaataagatatccgtctcacaaaatacgatccgtgagaccgtctcacacaagtttttactttgaaaaaaataatattaaatgtaATTAAGCACGGATGATAAAATATCTTGTAGTGAAAAGTGGGAGATAAACTGTCAGTTTATATTTTACTACATTAAATGtgcatgatgcataaaaaaataGGTTTTTAAATTTGGATCTAAACAAATacaaaatttttcattttccaaTAAAAAGCCCCGAATAAAAACTCCAATTAAAAATCCTTCTTCTTTCCTAGTTCACCGATAAAACTCCTTCAACTCAAAGGAAAGAACATCATCGTCCATCATTATTCAATCTGAAATTTATTATCTTTCTGTAGTAATTAGTTTGAGATGATTAAAAATCAGAAACTCCCTCCCTTTTACACATTTACAAGATAGTAAATGCTTAAactcataaattaaaatttgaaattcgaCCTCGACGCCTATATTTTTCCCGTAGATTCCGACGTTTTTAATTATCTTAATATCAGTTTGTCTTTGACAAAAACATGATCATGAATAACATTCTCAATCAATAAATTGATGTAAGATGAGAGGTGCAACTCAGTTGTGTATATGTTAAATATCTCGTAtcgattaaattaaattatatcatTGCCACGACTTAATATCTCAAATTACATTAAATCGCAGAGCtgacatatttttattaaacaattcttttaattcaaaAGGAGACAAAACTACAAGAATCAACATTAAATTACTCAACAAagttgtaatattttttttttatttttttacgtaAGTAACAACAACCAGCAGATGACACACGTAATATATCGATGGACCAACTTatacaatataatatatattatccaATTCACGCAGGTCGAGTTACAATAAACTAGATTTGATCGGGCCAAAGGAATGCTCCCATGGCAAATCTCTTCTTGTCGTTCACATCTCCGCGTTTCGGCAGGCTGTACTCGTCGAGAAGGCGGTCGAGTTTCCACTCCGGCATCGTCTCGTAGTCGGATTTCGAGTACTTTGGGTAGTGAAGTGGCATCTGAAACTCGGGCGCCGTGACGCCGTTGGGTGGCGTGTTTCCACTGTCAGAGGCAGCGCGCGGAGACGGGCCAGGGCTTGAAGTTCCTGTATTCATTTTCTTCGTGTTGTCTTGTAAGATGGTCGATGATTCTTGAGCGGATTTATTGGGTGAGTGGTTTGCCTTTTTATAAGGGGAATGCTGGATGATATTTTGACAGGTGGAAGTTGATTTGAGTTTTATATGAATATTCTAAATGTTTCTGTATTCTTCCTGTTGGAGAATCTAACACCTTTAATATTATcttctttttgtattttatttaattttatagtTAGTTTTAAATTAATTGTTATTATAAGAGTTAATAATGATTCaagaaaaaaacaacaattcatctatttttacacataaatattgacaatataataaattcaagattGACCAATCATACCTTTGAatagaaaaaaaattttgagagaGAAGAACCCTAGAGATgacttgagatagaagagagatagcgtatttttcaaaaaagaaaGTCCATCAAAATCTTTGGTATAGGTGGAAGAATATTTTAGATTTTCTGCAATTGTACATAAGGCTTCAAGGTTTGTAcatgaataataaaataagaatCCTTGAAAATCTATGGATTTTTTGGATACTTCTTGACTTTtgtagagttttaaaaagtcaagtttgaataccacatgactttttaaaactctaccAAAATCCATGTTGAATACCACTAAACATATATAGAGTCATTAAAAATTTAGATTGATATCTCTAGattttaaaattccataaaagtcattaaaagtttagATTGAATACACCCTCCTAAGTATACGACTGCGTGATATATATCCCATATGTAAGTAATGTAACTTAGAAGACTCAACCAAGGATGATATTTTGTTGTCCAGCTACATGAAGATTATATTTTGAGTTATAGTATCAAATGTTTACAATTAAGCAAAAAATTATAGTTGTTGAGTTATATTATCAAACGTTTATCAATAAGCCAAAAGTTAAAAGTGTTAGTTAGGGTGTAACTTTATTTCTTTATATTTATGGTAACGCAGAGTGCACCTATTTGGGTACTACTGGGTCTGACTGTTAGGCCCATGAGTCTGATGAAGTGTGTGTCTATCTGCTGGTGATATATCATATCTATCACTCTTATCATTTCTCTATCATCGGTTGTATCTCCAACAGAGACAATATTACCCGTTAAGATCTGACGTCACTCTTTTATGACCCACCTAGCCAACCAGATCAAGTGGCACAATGTCAGCAACTCGATACACGAGAAATTCTTAAAAGACCACTCATCTTAAACTACTCTCACTCATGCATGCTTAACCTAACATACACGATTTGTTGAAAA is a window encoding:
- the LOC140814755 gene encoding uncharacterized protein gives rise to the protein MNTGTSSPGPSPRAASDSGNTPPNGVTAPEFQMPLHYPKYSKSDYETMPEWKLDRLLDEYSLPKRGDVNDKKRFAMGAFLWPDQI